One Vibrio pomeroyi genomic region harbors:
- the yejF gene encoding microcin C ABC transporter ATP-binding protein YejF, translated as MTSNTTPASPVLTIDKLSVGFGRKNSIEQVTQDVSLEIYKGETLALVGESGSGKSVTANSILKLLPKGSSHYLNGKINFSGTDILSCSERELRGIRGGRIGMIFQEPMVSLNPLHRIGKQLVETLAIHRGMRTNKAQALAIEWLSKVGIRYPEQKISAYPHELSGGERQRVMIAMALINEPELLIADEPTTALDVSVQAQILELLKDLQQELGMAMLFITHDLSIVRKIADRVAVMKDGRLVESNDCKTLFNAPAHPYTQKLINSDPKGLPVPVSPESKPLLDVNQLRVWFPITGGLFKRTISHVKAVTDMEFTLKKGHSIGLVGESGSGKSTTGMAILKLVESEGSITYSNEQLQGLNRQQMLPFRSRMQVVFQDPFSALNPRMSVAQVIGEGLLVHQQLDDTELDQRICDVMKEVDLDPETRHRYPNEFSGGQRQRIAIARALILKPEFILLDEPTSSLDRTVQAQVLDLLKSLQEKYDLTYLFISHDLNVVKSLCHYTIVMKAGEVIEKGDTETLFGNPQHEYTKQLVSLSNVGGAL; from the coding sequence ATGACTTCAAATACAACGCCTGCTTCTCCTGTTTTGACCATAGATAAACTGTCTGTCGGTTTCGGGCGAAAAAACTCGATAGAACAAGTGACACAAGATGTCTCTTTAGAGATATACAAAGGTGAAACGCTCGCGCTAGTGGGTGAGAGTGGTTCCGGTAAATCGGTCACGGCAAATTCGATTTTAAAGCTTTTACCCAAAGGCTCGTCTCATTACTTAAACGGTAAGATCAATTTCTCTGGCACCGATATTCTGAGTTGTTCTGAAAGAGAACTGCGTGGGATTCGTGGTGGTCGTATCGGAATGATCTTCCAAGAGCCTATGGTTTCGCTGAATCCGCTTCATCGAATTGGCAAACAGCTTGTTGAAACCCTCGCGATTCACCGAGGTATGCGAACCAACAAAGCGCAAGCCTTGGCGATAGAGTGGCTTTCAAAGGTGGGTATTCGCTACCCCGAGCAAAAGATTTCAGCATATCCACATGAATTATCTGGTGGCGAACGTCAGCGCGTGATGATTGCGATGGCTCTCATCAATGAACCAGAGTTACTGATCGCTGATGAGCCGACAACTGCATTGGATGTGTCGGTACAAGCGCAGATCCTCGAACTGTTAAAAGATCTACAGCAAGAGCTGGGCATGGCGATGCTCTTTATCACTCATGACTTGAGTATCGTTCGTAAAATTGCCGACAGAGTCGCAGTAATGAAAGACGGTCGTCTTGTGGAAAGCAACGACTGCAAAACGCTGTTTAACGCGCCTGCTCACCCTTACACGCAAAAGCTTATTAATTCCGATCCAAAAGGTTTACCTGTTCCCGTATCACCAGAAAGCAAACCTCTGCTTGATGTAAACCAACTGCGTGTTTGGTTCCCCATTACGGGCGGTTTGTTCAAGCGTACGATTTCGCATGTTAAAGCCGTCACGGATATGGAGTTCACCTTGAAGAAAGGGCATTCCATCGGCTTAGTCGGTGAGAGTGGCTCGGGTAAATCAACAACCGGTATGGCGATTTTAAAGCTGGTGGAGAGTGAAGGTTCGATTACTTATTCGAACGAACAGCTTCAAGGCTTAAACCGCCAACAGATGCTGCCGTTTCGAAGCCGCATGCAAGTTGTCTTTCAAGACCCGTTCTCGGCATTGAACCCAAGGATGTCAGTAGCTCAAGTGATTGGTGAGGGTTTACTGGTACATCAACAATTGGATGACACTGAACTCGACCAACGCATCTGTGACGTAATGAAAGAGGTCGACCTTGACCCAGAAACTCGTCATCGTTACCCGAATGAGTTTTCTGGCGGGCAGAGACAACGCATCGCCATTGCTCGTGCTTTGATTCTGAAGCCAGAGTTTATCTTGTTAGATGAACCGACATCGTCACTCGACAGAACCGTGCAAGCGCAAGTGCTGGATCTACTGAAGTCACTCCAAGAAAAGTACGACCTGACGTATCTGTTCATTAGCC
- a CDS encoding ABC transporter permease, producing MFNNPLAEARWLRFKANKRGFISLWIFTILFGLSLFAEIIANDKPLLVSYDNQWFVPVINEYAETEFGGEFETEADYKDPYVIELIEDSGYIVWPIIPFSYDTINFDISGAVPSEPDSVNWLGTDDKGRDVLARIIYGFRISVLFGFILTIVSSVIGVVVGATQGYYGGWVDLFGQRFIEVWSGMPTLFLLIILSSFIEPNFWWLLGIMVLFSWMSLVGIVRAEFLRCRNFDYVRAAQAMGVDDKRIMLRHMLPNAMVASLTMMPFILSGSVTTLTSLDFLGFGLPAGSPSLGELLAQGKANLQAPWLGISAFVVLSLMLTLLVFVGEAVRDAFDPHQQK from the coding sequence ATGTTTAACAACCCTTTAGCTGAAGCTCGTTGGTTACGTTTTAAAGCAAACAAGCGTGGTTTTATCTCCCTATGGATATTTACCATCTTGTTTGGCTTGAGCCTGTTCGCTGAAATCATTGCCAACGATAAGCCACTTTTGGTTTCTTATGATAATCAGTGGTTTGTGCCTGTTATCAATGAATACGCCGAGACAGAGTTTGGTGGCGAGTTTGAAACCGAAGCCGATTACAAAGATCCGTATGTTATTGAGCTCATCGAAGACAGCGGTTACATCGTGTGGCCAATCATTCCGTTTAGCTACGACACGATAAACTTCGATATTTCAGGTGCGGTGCCATCTGAACCCGATTCGGTGAACTGGCTAGGAACCGATGATAAAGGACGAGATGTATTAGCTCGTATCATTTATGGTTTCCGTATTTCGGTTCTGTTTGGTTTTATTCTGACGATTGTATCGAGCGTGATCGGTGTCGTCGTTGGCGCAACCCAAGGCTATTACGGTGGTTGGGTTGATCTATTCGGACAGCGCTTCATTGAAGTCTGGTCTGGTATGCCGACCCTGTTCTTGTTGATTATTTTGTCGAGTTTTATTGAGCCAAATTTCTGGTGGTTGCTGGGGATTATGGTGCTGTTCAGTTGGATGAGTTTAGTCGGTATTGTACGAGCGGAATTTTTACGCTGTCGAAACTTTGATTATGTGCGAGCCGCGCAGGCCATGGGCGTTGATGACAAACGCATTATGCTTCGCCACATGTTACCCAATGCGATGGTTGCATCATTAACTATGATGCCGTTTATCCTTTCTGGCTCAGTGACCACATTGACCTCATTAGACTTCTTGGGCTTTGGTCTTCCTGCGGGCTCGCCTTCGCTAGGTGAGCTTTTGGCGCAAGGTAAAGCGAACTTACAAGCACCTTGGCTTGGTATCTCTGCTTTCGTCGTGCTTTCACTGATGCTTACGTTACTTGTCTTCGTTGGTGAAGCAGTGCGTGATGCCTTCGACCCACATCAACAGAAGTAA
- a CDS encoding microcin C ABC transporter permease YejB, with product MAAYIFRRLLLVIPTLWAIITINFFIIQIAPGGPVEQAVAQLEGHNSGIMERFSGGGQEVDLSESDQASASGYKGSRGLDPEVVEEIKKQFGFDKPIHVRYFDMLKNYATFNFGESLFKGGNVIDLIIERLPVSISLGLWSTLIIYVISIPLGIMKAIHHGSRFDIWSSAVVIVGYAVPGFLFAIILIILFASGNYFSWFPLRGLVSSNFDQLNWYQQIGDYFWHLALPIFAMVIGGFATLSMLTKNSFLDEINKQYVVTARAKGLDESSILYKHVFRNAMLIIIAGFPSAFISIFFTGSMLIEVMFSLEGIGLLGFESTIQRDYPVVFSSLYIMTLLGLVLSIISDLTYTWVDPRIDFEAR from the coding sequence ATGGCCGCGTATATATTTCGGCGTTTACTGTTGGTGATCCCCACGTTGTGGGCGATCATCACCATCAACTTTTTCATCATTCAGATCGCCCCTGGTGGCCCGGTAGAACAAGCCGTTGCCCAATTAGAAGGGCACAACTCTGGCATCATGGAGCGCTTTTCTGGTGGTGGACAAGAAGTTGATTTAAGCGAAAGTGACCAAGCGTCTGCCAGTGGCTATAAAGGCTCACGTGGGCTTGACCCTGAAGTGGTTGAAGAGATCAAAAAGCAGTTTGGTTTTGATAAGCCGATTCACGTTCGCTACTTCGATATGTTGAAAAACTACGCGACCTTTAACTTTGGTGAAAGCCTGTTTAAGGGCGGTAACGTGATTGATTTAATCATTGAGCGTTTACCTGTCTCCATCTCCTTGGGGTTGTGGAGTACGCTAATAATCTATGTGATTTCGATACCCTTAGGCATTATGAAGGCGATACATCACGGCTCTCGCTTTGATATTTGGTCTAGCGCGGTAGTGATTGTCGGTTACGCGGTCCCTGGCTTCCTGTTTGCGATCATCCTGATTATTTTGTTCGCGAGTGGCAACTACTTCAGTTGGTTCCCATTGCGTGGGTTAGTGTCGAGTAACTTTGATCAGCTCAATTGGTATCAGCAAATTGGCGACTACTTCTGGCACTTGGCATTGCCTATTTTTGCGATGGTCATTGGCGGCTTTGCCACATTGAGCATGCTGACCAAAAACTCTTTCCTTGATGAAATCAATAAGCAATATGTGGTGACTGCGAGAGCGAAAGGCTTAGACGAGAGCAGTATTCTTTACAAGCACGTTTTCCGTAACGCCATGCTGATCATTATTGCGGGTTTCCCAAGCGCATTTATTAGTATTTTCTTCACGGGTTCTATGTTGATTGAAGTGATGTTTTCACTTGAAGGCATCGGTCTGCTTGGCTTTGAATCGACCATTCAACGCGACTATCCCGTGGTGTTCAGCTCTCTCTATATCATGACCTTGCTTGGCTTGGTGCTGAGCATTATCTCCGACCTGACTTATACCTGGGTTGATCCTCGAATTGATTTTGAAGCGCGTTAA
- a CDS encoding extracellular solute-binding protein → MGTVFRSKASQRTQFFRLNLTSCAVMLPLIALYPSVTHASDTESTPAVTVIETTQLVGFGEAKYPVDFTHFDYVNPDAPKLGKVTYGSIGTYDSFNRFGSRGVAASYTGEIYDTLMFSPSDEIDAYYPLIASKVRYASDFTWMEIDINPKAKFNDGEPITAHDVAFTFNKFSTEGVPQYRVYYKEIKSVTAVSDLVVRIEMEKPNREKLFSFAQSTRVLPEHYWKDKKLSEPLSEPPVGSGPYKIISYKSGQSVTYGLDENYWAADLPVNVGRNNFKEVQYDYYRDDTVMLEAFKAGEFDLRTENSAKFWANSYTGANFDKGYIIKEEINHEKPETTQGFVFNIQSPVFSDPKVREALTYAMDFEWMNKNMFYGQYKRTRSYFQNTDYEAKGLPSEAEVELLSQYKDQIPPRVFTEEFQPPVTDGSGRIRSQMRTAFKLLKEAGWVLKDKVMTNEKTGKPLSFELLIYSPTTERIATPVQKNLKRMGIEMKIRTIDTTQYIKRLRDRDFDMVSSSFSANPYPSPNLMIVWNSNYIDSTYNTAGVMDPVVDALTEQIASNQQNPEKLLTLGRSLDRVLQWNFYNIPQWHVGEYRVAMWDKFERPDVLPKYDLGIDTWWISEEKAALLPEKRR, encoded by the coding sequence ATGGGAACAGTTTTCCGAAGCAAAGCCTCGCAGCGCACTCAGTTTTTCAGGTTAAATTTAACTTCATGTGCAGTCATGCTGCCGCTTATTGCTCTATATCCTTCCGTTACACACGCCTCTGATACCGAATCAACTCCTGCTGTCACCGTTATTGAAACCACTCAACTGGTCGGTTTTGGTGAAGCAAAATATCCAGTCGATTTCACTCACTTTGATTACGTTAATCCTGATGCGCCAAAACTAGGCAAAGTGACCTATGGCAGCATTGGTACCTACGATAGCTTTAATCGATTCGGTTCTCGTGGCGTTGCTGCAAGTTACACGGGTGAGATTTACGATACCTTGATGTTTTCTCCTAGCGACGAGATTGATGCGTATTATCCATTGATCGCCTCTAAGGTTCGTTACGCCAGTGATTTCACTTGGATGGAAATCGATATCAATCCAAAAGCTAAGTTTAATGATGGTGAGCCTATTACGGCTCATGATGTGGCATTCACCTTTAATAAGTTTTCAACCGAGGGTGTGCCTCAATACCGTGTCTATTACAAAGAAATTAAGTCAGTCACAGCGGTGTCTGATTTAGTGGTTCGTATTGAGATGGAGAAGCCAAATCGTGAGAAGTTGTTTAGCTTTGCCCAAAGCACTCGCGTATTGCCAGAGCATTATTGGAAAGACAAGAAGCTGTCTGAACCTCTAAGTGAGCCGCCAGTAGGCAGTGGCCCTTATAAGATCATCAGCTATAAATCGGGTCAAAGCGTGACTTACGGTTTAGATGAAAATTACTGGGCAGCCGACCTGCCTGTTAACGTCGGTCGTAATAACTTCAAAGAAGTACAATACGATTACTACCGTGACGACACAGTAATGCTAGAAGCCTTCAAAGCAGGGGAGTTCGATCTTCGAACGGAAAACTCGGCTAAGTTCTGGGCCAACTCTTACACAGGCGCAAACTTCGACAAAGGCTACATCATCAAAGAAGAGATCAACCATGAGAAGCCAGAAACGACTCAAGGTTTTGTCTTCAACATTCAATCTCCCGTGTTCTCTGATCCAAAGGTTCGTGAAGCGTTAACCTACGCGATGGACTTTGAGTGGATGAATAAGAACATGTTCTACGGTCAGTACAAGCGCACACGTAGTTACTTCCAAAACACCGACTATGAAGCGAAAGGCTTGCCAAGCGAAGCTGAAGTAGAGTTGCTGTCTCAATACAAAGATCAAATTCCACCCCGAGTGTTTACGGAAGAGTTTCAACCACCAGTCACCGACGGCAGTGGCCGTATTCGTAGCCAAATGCGTACAGCTTTCAAACTATTGAAGGAAGCAGGTTGGGTTCTAAAAGACAAAGTAATGACCAACGAAAAGACCGGCAAGCCGTTGTCATTTGAATTGTTGATTTACAGCCCAACCACAGAGCGTATTGCTACACCTGTTCAGAAGAACTTGAAGCGCATGGGGATCGAGATGAAGATCCGTACCATCGATACGACTCAGTACATCAAGCGTCTTCGTGATCGTGATTTCGATATGGTGTCTTCGTCATTTTCTGCAAACCCTTATCCTAGCCCGAACTTAATGATTGTTTGGAACTCTAACTACATTGATTCTACTTACAATACTGCAGGTGTGATGGATCCGGTGGTTGACGCGTTAACAGAACAAATCGCGAGCAATCAACAGAATCCAGAAAAGCTTCTTACTTTAGGTCGTTCACTAGACCGAGTATTGCAGTGGAATTTCTACAACATCCCTCAATGGCACGTTGGCGAATATCGCGTTGCAATGTGGGACAAGTTTGAGCGTCCAGATGTATTACCTAAATATGACTTAGGTATCGATACATGGTGGATTTCAGAAGAGAAGGCGGCATTGCTTCCTGAAAAACGTCGCTAG
- the bla gene encoding class A beta-lactamase translates to MKKYTSLALMLLSALFSASSLSHSLEAKSIAQIESRVSERIGVAVYDSATEQTWSYKGDERFPMMSTFKTLACANLLYDHENEGLDLESNVGVKSDELIAWSPVTKAFVGKEISLRDACAATMEMSDNTAANIVLGSIGGPNGLTEFLRSMGDSKTRLDHIEPDLNHARPGDERDTTTPKTMVKTLNELVYGNVLSEESRVQLNNWMMDNKVSDGMIRSILPDGWKIADRSGAGAYGSRAITAIVWSETRAPLIISISLTETELTIPERDAVINEIGELIFDEYHVQ, encoded by the coding sequence ATGAAAAAGTACACTTCACTTGCTCTTATGTTATTGAGTGCTCTCTTCTCAGCGTCATCACTGAGTCATTCCCTTGAGGCTAAATCTATTGCGCAAATCGAATCTCGTGTCTCGGAGCGAATTGGTGTCGCAGTGTATGACTCCGCGACTGAGCAAACATGGAGTTATAAGGGCGACGAACGTTTTCCAATGATGAGTACCTTTAAAACTTTAGCGTGCGCGAATCTTCTTTATGACCATGAGAATGAAGGATTAGATTTAGAGTCTAACGTTGGGGTTAAATCTGATGAGCTTATTGCTTGGTCTCCTGTGACTAAAGCGTTTGTCGGTAAAGAGATCTCACTCAGAGATGCATGTGCCGCCACCATGGAAATGAGCGACAACACGGCCGCTAATATAGTGTTAGGCAGTATTGGTGGACCTAACGGGTTAACTGAGTTTTTGCGTTCCATGGGAGATAGCAAAACACGTCTTGATCATATCGAACCCGATTTGAACCATGCTCGCCCGGGCGATGAACGTGACACCACAACACCAAAAACTATGGTGAAAACGTTGAATGAATTGGTGTATGGCAACGTGCTATCAGAAGAGTCTAGAGTTCAGTTAAATAATTGGATGATGGATAACAAAGTCTCTGATGGGATGATTCGTTCGATTCTGCCTGATGGTTGGAAGATTGCCGACAGATCAGGAGCGGGCGCTTACGGCTCACGTGCTATTACGGCTATCGTGTGGAGTGAAACCCGCGCCCCGTTGATTATCAGTATCTCTCTTACAGAAACAGAACTAACTATTCCAGAGCGTGACGCGGTGATTAATGAAATTGGTGAACTTATCTTTGATGAGTACCATGTTCAATAG
- a CDS encoding endonuclease/exonuclease/phosphatase family protein, which produces MNKPNQITFSTFNLLNYLEPPNAYYDFENIYSFEEWQKKQGWMAEAIGSLDCDVIGFQEIFSPQSLEQLMNDLGYPYFAVVDCPHVEDDYLYTSPVVGIASRYPIENVQPVTPDAELLSAFNLSDKFSFNRTPVHATITLPHLGSTDFYVVHFKSQRATEPKNDTLDNADRAKASETSDNQKPKSDTLVKLHQEQLGSWLSSVQRGLEAQMLHQYITNQRYQTDQPVVLMGDFNKPLFNDEFKGLLSYSLNRDEASRHWLSHFRLRDSWDLYHQLHEEDLLEQRKPTHYYGASGSVLDYILMSNEFDCQNSSSLMEISKYTVLDHHLINPSFENDQFSTDHAVVSVTAHIRDA; this is translated from the coding sequence TTGAACAAACCAAACCAAATAACATTCTCAACGTTCAACCTTTTGAACTACCTCGAACCACCGAATGCTTATTATGATTTTGAGAACATCTACAGCTTCGAGGAGTGGCAGAAGAAACAAGGCTGGATGGCTGAAGCGATTGGTTCATTAGATTGTGATGTGATCGGCTTCCAAGAGATATTTAGCCCGCAGTCTTTAGAGCAGTTAATGAATGATCTGGGTTATCCGTACTTTGCGGTTGTCGATTGCCCACATGTTGAAGATGATTACCTGTACACCTCTCCTGTCGTTGGTATCGCATCGCGTTACCCAATTGAAAATGTGCAGCCTGTGACACCGGATGCAGAGCTACTTTCAGCCTTCAACCTTAGCGACAAATTTTCATTCAACCGAACACCGGTTCACGCGACCATTACGCTTCCTCACTTGGGCTCGACTGATTTTTACGTTGTACATTTCAAATCTCAGCGAGCAACCGAACCAAAAAATGACACTCTAGATAACGCTGATAGAGCTAAAGCCTCGGAAACCTCAGACAACCAAAAGCCAAAAAGTGACACCTTGGTTAAGCTTCATCAGGAGCAACTTGGGTCTTGGTTATCTAGCGTTCAACGTGGTCTAGAAGCTCAAATGCTTCATCAATACATCACCAATCAACGCTACCAAACGGATCAACCTGTTGTGTTGATGGGCGATTTTAACAAGCCCCTATTCAACGATGAGTTCAAAGGGCTGTTGAGCTATTCATTGAATCGAGATGAAGCGAGCAGACATTGGTTATCGCATTTTCGATTGAGAGACAGTTGGGATCTTTATCACCAGTTACACGAAGAAGACTTGCTCGAACAACGCAAACCAACCCATTACTACGGTGCTTCTGGTTCTGTGCTGGATTACATATTGATGTCGAACGAGTTTGACTGCCAGAACTCCTCAAGTTTGATGGAAATATCAAAATACACCGTACTCGATCATCATCTGATTAACCCAAGCTTCGAAAACGACCAATTCAGTACCGATCATGCTGTCGTTTCTGTTACCGCTCATATCCGTGACGCCTAG
- a CDS encoding porin family protein, translated as MNNKFILSIAMMSAVAANNVMAADSGFYLGGAIGTSGVDDGGLFSGNNDPVTFKAEDNTYRLIAGYRFNRIVSLELQYTDFGDVVAKFPRSGDGFTWTPQIFSAAANLGYTFDNGVRPFGTIGLSSIDLDMKNSDGSRPSGADFDDTGTGVRLGVGVEYTPTKHPEFSLRLGYEADTFTVDTYEGYSWNQRKVEKDVVLDSFYLGATYNF; from the coding sequence ATGAACAACAAATTTATTCTAAGCATCGCGATGATGTCAGCAGTGGCAGCAAACAATGTAATGGCAGCGGACAGTGGCTTTTACCTAGGCGGTGCAATCGGTACGTCTGGTGTGGATGATGGTGGTCTATTTTCGGGAAATAACGATCCTGTGACTTTCAAAGCAGAAGACAATACTTACCGACTTATCGCAGGCTACAGGTTTAACCGTATTGTATCACTTGAACTACAGTACACGGATTTCGGTGATGTTGTTGCTAAATTCCCACGAAGCGGAGACGGCTTTACATGGACTCCTCAAATCTTTTCGGCTGCTGCAAATCTTGGCTACACATTTGATAATGGCGTGCGCCCATTTGGTACAATTGGTTTATCTTCAATCGATTTAGATATGAAGAACTCTGATGGTTCACGTCCTTCTGGCGCAGACTTCGACGATACAGGTACAGGCGTACGTTTGGGTGTTGGTGTTGAATACACACCAACAAAACACCCAGAATTTAGTTTAAGACTCGGTTACGAAGCGGATACATTTACGGTAGACACTTACGAGGGGTACAGCTGGAACCAAAGAAAAGTTGAGAAAGACGTAGTACTTGATTCGTTCTACCTTGGCGCAACATACAACTTCTAA
- a CDS encoding winged helix-turn-helix domain-containing protein — protein MNQTINLNGLILDIDARTITNPQGNKITLRPHLLAVLCLLLENVGKPISREHIVDICWDGELSSPHALANVVYNLRNVFARLRTPNIQIVTINKFGYALSVEPT, from the coding sequence ATGAACCAAACCATAAACCTCAACGGCTTAATCCTTGATATCGACGCTCGAACTATCACCAACCCACAGGGAAACAAAATAACGTTGCGCCCTCACCTTTTGGCGGTGCTCTGCTTACTGCTAGAGAATGTTGGAAAGCCCATTTCGAGAGAACACATCGTAGATATCTGTTGGGACGGAGAACTCTCGTCACCTCACGCTCTGGCTAATGTGGTTTATAACCTTCGTAATGTCTTTGCGCGATTAAGAACCCCAAACATCCAAATAGTTACCATCAACAAGTTTGGCTATGCGTTATCGGTTGAGCCCACTTAA
- the rbsD gene encoding D-ribose pyranase, whose translation MKKSTLINSELSYLVATLGHTDEITICDAGLPIPDHVTRIDLALTHGVPSFAQTVKTMLDESQIEGVVIAEEFAEVSPEHHAALIDQIKTEEARCGKPLSITYITHEEFKQRTHDSRAVIRTGECTPYANVIFQAGVTF comes from the coding sequence ATGAAAAAAAGTACTCTAATAAACTCTGAACTCTCTTACCTAGTGGCGACTCTTGGCCACACAGATGAAATCACGATTTGTGACGCAGGCTTGCCGATTCCGGATCATGTAACTCGTATTGATCTTGCTTTGACTCACGGTGTGCCGAGCTTCGCCCAAACAGTGAAAACCATGCTTGATGAGTCTCAAATTGAAGGCGTTGTGATTGCAGAAGAATTCGCGGAAGTCAGCCCTGAACATCACGCAGCGCTGATTGATCAAATCAAAACGGAAGAAGCGCGTTGTGGCAAACCACTTTCGATTACTTACATCACTCATGAAGAGTTTAAGCAGCGTACACATGATAGCCGCGCTGTGATTCGTACAGGTGAATGCACGCCTTACGCGAATGTCATTTTCCAAGCTGGCGTAACCTTTTAA
- the rbsA gene encoding ribose ABC transporter ATP-binding protein RbsA: protein MTQAILELSSIEKAFPGVKALDKASLNVYPGRVMALMGENGAGKSTLMKVLTGIYHLDGGTIAYQGKPAAFKGPRDSQQAGISIIHQELNLIPELTIAENIFLGREITGTMGRILWNEMYQEADKLLKRLNVKHSSKTPLSQLSLGEQQMVEIAKALSFESKVIIMDEPTDALTDTETESLFKVINELRDEGCGIVYISHRLKEIFEICDDITVLRDGKFIGQCEVKDTDEDGLIEMMVGRKLDEQYPRIHSGFGETCLEVIGLTGSGVHDVSFTLKRGEILGVSGLMGAGRTELMKVIYGALPSERGVINLENKTINPVSPKDGLANGIAYISEDRKGDGLVLGLSVKENMSLCSLDLLTKSGQIQHKDEVIAVDDFIKLFNIKTPTREQIIGNLSGGNQQKVAIAKGLMTKPKVLILDEPTRGVDVGAKKEIYQLINKFKADGMSIILVSSEMPEVLGMSDRIMVMHEGRVSGEFDAKEANQELLLACAVGKKINEDAA from the coding sequence ATGACTCAAGCCATTTTAGAACTTAGCTCAATTGAGAAAGCCTTCCCTGGTGTGAAAGCACTGGATAAGGCAAGCCTCAACGTTTACCCGGGACGCGTAATGGCGTTAATGGGCGAAAACGGTGCAGGTAAATCAACCCTCATGAAAGTGCTGACAGGTATTTATCACTTGGACGGCGGTACTATCGCCTACCAAGGAAAGCCTGCTGCATTCAAAGGGCCGCGTGATTCTCAACAAGCAGGCATTAGTATCATTCACCAAGAATTGAACCTAATCCCTGAGTTAACCATCGCCGAGAACATCTTCTTAGGTCGTGAAATCACGGGCACCATGGGTCGCATCTTGTGGAACGAGATGTACCAAGAAGCAGACAAGCTACTTAAGCGCTTAAACGTAAAACACAGCTCTAAAACACCTCTAAGTCAGCTAAGTCTTGGTGAGCAACAAATGGTAGAGATCGCGAAAGCCCTATCGTTTGAATCTAAGGTCATCATCATGGATGAGCCGACGGATGCGCTAACCGATACTGAAACTGAGTCTCTGTTTAAAGTGATTAACGAACTGCGTGATGAAGGCTGCGGCATTGTTTACATCTCTCACCGTTTAAAAGAGATCTTTGAGATTTGTGACGACATCACCGTGCTTCGTGACGGTAAATTCATTGGTCAATGTGAAGTAAAAGACACCGATGAAGATGGCCTAATCGAAATGATGGTTGGTCGTAAATTGGATGAGCAATACCCAAGAATCCACTCTGGCTTTGGCGAGACTTGCCTTGAAGTGATTGGCTTGACTGGCTCTGGCGTTCATGACGTGAGCTTTACTCTAAAGCGTGGCGAAATCCTTGGTGTATCTGGCCTGATGGGCGCTGGCCGTACTGAATTAATGAAAGTGATTTACGGTGCCCTTCCAAGTGAGCGCGGCGTTATCAACCTAGAAAACAAAACCATTAACCCAGTAAGCCCGAAAGATGGTCTTGCTAATGGTATTGCTTACATCTCTGAAGACCGTAAAGGCGATGGCTTGGTGCTTGGGCTTTCAGTGAAAGAGAACATGTCTCTGTGTTCACTGGATCTACTGACTAAGAGCGGCCAAATCCAACACAAAGACGAAGTGATCGCAGTGGATGACTTCATCAAGCTATTCAACATCAAAACCCCTACTCGCGAGCAAATCATCGGCAACCTTTCTGGTGGTAACCAACAGAAAGTCGCTATCGCTAAAGGCTTGATGACAAAACCAAAAGTACTGATTCTCGACGAACCAACCCGTGGTGTCGATGTCGGTGCTAAGAAAGAAATTTACCAACTCATTAATAAATTTAAAGCCGACGGCATGAGCATCATTTTGGTGTCCTCTGAAATGCCAGAAGTATTAGGAATGAGTGACCGCATCATGGTGATGCATGAAGGCCGTGTAAGCGGTGAATTTGATGCTAAAGAAGCAAACCAAGAATTATTACTGGCGTGTGCGGTCGGTAAAAAGATCAACGAGGACGCAGCATGA